A portion of the bacterium genome contains these proteins:
- a CDS encoding dihydropteroate synthase — translation MKEPRFVVIGENVHTSRIVLRKGKRFAVENGVEGVTFETLDGGTGLLPISDAMRTTKAYDEGRIKHIALAVDAAMGRGGDPDVGLEYLRRVVADQERTGAHYLDVNVDEISLRTAEQRAAMEWLVGYLGSLTALPISVDSSDITVIEAGLAAARRAGDAPPILNSASLERTEAVELAVEYGARAIVTAAGADGMPSSAGERIDNASRMVERALGAGLHIGDLFVDPLVFPISVDSSFGLHTLEAIRALRERYGRDIHITGGMSNVSFGIPARKLMNAAFINLAVEAGADSGIIDPVMNPPAAVFSVDRDSEAYGLAEDTLLGRDEMCMNYIMAWRKGRLDTPIG, via the coding sequence ATGAAGGAACCGAGGTTCGTCGTCATCGGCGAGAACGTACACACCAGCCGCATCGTCCTCAGAAAGGGCAAGCGCTTCGCGGTCGAGAACGGCGTGGAGGGCGTCACCTTCGAGACCCTGGACGGGGGGACGGGGCTCCTCCCGATCTCCGACGCGATGCGGACCACTAAGGCCTATGACGAGGGCCGGATCAAGCACATCGCCCTGGCGGTGGATGCCGCCATGGGCAGAGGGGGCGACCCGGACGTGGGCCTGGAGTACCTGCGCCGGGTGGTGGCCGATCAGGAGCGGACCGGCGCCCATTACCTGGACGTCAACGTAGACGAGATCTCGCTCCGGACAGCCGAGCAGCGGGCGGCCATGGAGTGGCTGGTCGGTTACTTGGGCTCGCTGACCGCTCTCCCCATTTCGGTGGACTCCTCCGACATCACCGTCATCGAGGCCGGGCTGGCCGCCGCTCGCCGGGCTGGCGACGCCCCGCCGATCCTCAACTCGGCCTCCCTAGAGCGGACCGAGGCGGTGGAGCTCGCGGTCGAATACGGGGCCAGGGCGATCGTCACCGCGGCCGGGGCCGACGGCATGCCGTCCAGCGCCGGGGAGCGGATCGACAACGCCTCCCGGATGGTGGAGAGGGCGCTCGGTGCCGGCCTGCACATCGGGGACCTGTTCGTGGATCCGCTCGTCTTCCCGATCTCGGTGGACAGCAGCTTCGGGCTGCACACTCTGGAGGCGATCCGTGCCCTCCGGGAGCGCTACGGGCGGGACATCCATATCACCGGGGGCATGAGCAACGTCTCGTTCGGCATACCCGCCCGCAAGCTGATGAACGCCGCCTTCATCAACCTGGCCGTCGAGGCGGGTGCGGACAGCGGCATCATCGATCCGGTCATGAACCCGCCGGCCGCAGTCTTCTCGGTGGATCGCGACTCCGAGGCCTATGGGCTGGCCGAGGACACCCTGCTGGGCCGGGACGAGATGTGCATGAACTACATCATGGCCTGGAGGAAGGGCCGTCTCGACACACCCATCGGGTAG
- the nhaA gene encoding Na+/H+ antiporter NhaA, whose protein sequence is MDRTRKNWIDSDRFIPARFVRPVLRLTHIEASSGVVLVVAAVAAMLWANLPVFGDSYTNFWHHHHLEVSLGPIHFAEDLKDLVNDGLMAIFFLVVGLEIKRELVLGELRDPRKAALPVVAALGGMVLPALIYLAFNAGDPAALRGWGVPMATDIAFSLGVLALVGSRVPVGARLFLLAVAIADDIGAIAVIAIFYTDDLSLGYLGLGVAVLVLIAVATRVNIRSHILYAPLALIAWFCFLESGVHSTIAGVILGFLTPSRPLYDNREFDRAAREIVDIYPTHSTEPGFHEKVEYEARQLADVARESISPLSRLQHLLHNWSAFVIVPIFALANAGISLAGIDLVDSVTSRVALGVAIGLVVGKTIGVAGFAWLVVKLGWGRLPSGIGWQHMIGTAALAGIGFTVALFIGDLAFTDHTIIDLSKIGIFTGSILAGTIGYLILRSTPKADRPSETADGTVR, encoded by the coding sequence GTGGATCGGACTCGCAAGAACTGGATCGATTCCGATCGCTTTATCCCGGCCAGGTTCGTCCGCCCGGTCCTACGGCTGACCCATATCGAGGCTTCATCGGGAGTGGTCCTGGTGGTGGCCGCCGTAGCCGCCATGCTCTGGGCGAACCTTCCGGTATTCGGGGACTCCTACACCAACTTCTGGCACCATCACCACCTCGAGGTATCCCTCGGGCCCATCCACTTCGCCGAAGACCTCAAGGACCTGGTCAACGACGGGTTGATGGCGATTTTCTTTCTCGTCGTGGGACTGGAGATCAAGAGGGAACTCGTCCTGGGGGAACTCCGCGATCCGCGCAAGGCCGCCCTCCCGGTGGTGGCCGCCCTGGGCGGTATGGTCCTGCCGGCGCTCATCTACCTGGCTTTCAACGCCGGCGATCCGGCCGCCCTGCGTGGATGGGGGGTCCCGATGGCGACCGATATCGCCTTCTCGCTCGGCGTGCTGGCCCTGGTCGGCTCGCGGGTGCCGGTCGGCGCGCGGCTGTTCCTGCTGGCAGTGGCCATCGCCGATGATATCGGCGCGATCGCCGTCATCGCCATCTTCTACACCGACGATCTCAGCCTCGGTTACCTGGGATTGGGTGTCGCCGTACTGGTCCTGATCGCAGTAGCAACCAGGGTCAACATCCGGTCCCACATCCTCTACGCCCCGCTGGCGCTGATCGCCTGGTTCTGTTTCCTGGAGTCCGGCGTCCACAGCACCATCGCCGGCGTGATCCTCGGCTTCCTCACCCCCTCCCGCCCCCTGTACGACAACCGCGAGTTCGACCGCGCCGCCCGGGAAATCGTCGACATCTATCCGACACACTCCACCGAGCCGGGGTTCCACGAAAAGGTCGAGTACGAGGCGCGGCAGCTCGCGGACGTGGCGAGGGAGTCCATCTCCCCGCTGTCCCGCCTCCAGCACCTGCTCCACAACTGGAGCGCCTTCGTCATCGTTCCGATATTCGCACTGGCCAATGCGGGCATATCCCTTGCCGGGATCGACCTGGTCGATTCCGTCACCTCGAGAGTCGCGCTGGGAGTAGCGATCGGCCTGGTGGTCGGCAAGACGATCGGCGTGGCGGGTTTCGCCTGGCTGGTGGTCAAGCTGGGTTGGGGCCGCCTGCCCTCCGGTATCGGATGGCAGCACATGATCGGCACCGCAGCGCTGGCCGGCATCGGGTTCACGGTGGCCCTTTTCATCGGTGATCTGGCCTTCACGGACCATACGATCATCGATCTGTCCAAGATCGGCATCTTCACGGGCTCGATCCTCGCCGGGACGATCGGTTACCTGATCCTGCGATCGACACCCAAAGCCGACCGGCCCTCCGAGACAGCGGACGGTACCGTCCGCTGA
- a CDS encoding YbaN family protein, which translates to MPTGLVQNRVLRWVLLGLGLLFAAIGIVGIWVPLIPTTGPILLAAFLFSKSSARFDRWVVEHRVFGPIIRDWRSGRGFSIRLKATAVIAIILSFTVTLGFALDSPMMRVLLGLFGVGLIVYILRLPTKPETGPAA; encoded by the coding sequence ATGCCGACGGGACTAGTGCAGAACCGGGTTCTGAGGTGGGTCCTCCTGGGGCTGGGCCTCCTGTTTGCCGCGATCGGCATCGTCGGCATCTGGGTCCCCCTGATCCCCACCACTGGGCCGATCCTTCTGGCCGCCTTCCTGTTCTCCAAATCTTCTGCCCGCTTCGATCGATGGGTTGTCGAGCATCGGGTGTTCGGACCGATCATCAGGGACTGGAGATCCGGCCGCGGATTCAGCATCCGCCTCAAAGCGACCGCGGTGATCGCCATCATCCTGTCGTTCACGGTCACGCTCGGGTTCGCGCTCGACAGCCCGATGATGCGGGTGCTACTGGGGCTGTTCGGGGTGGGCCTGATCGTCTACATCCTCCGGCTACCCACCAAGCCCGAGACTGGCCCCGCGGCTTAA
- a CDS encoding ASKHA domain-containing protein produces MTVSHLGTTRELRIGRTIFDYADELSVEVPTSCLRTGRCHECVVEVTRGMESLGPRTEPESFLRGSFRLACQARIVSDERPISFEPLRRRPRILESGRRRPDPEERLDPVVTRTGDQVRYAGEVIDTYRGAILGVAVDLGTTTVVLELVDLESGETVAVTSFENPQQFGGSDVMNRISYEARQGVAGELRNAAVAAVGQGIREMVAHLGKRPPHVYEIVVAANSTMRDILFGIDVQSIGQKPYKSLIEHEYLDGRRSHTALLAPSRDLGLRANRRARVYGLPLIASHVGADAVACLETVRLGRTGETEMLVDIGTNTEVVLHHEGRLYAASCPAGPAFEGGLVTYGMRAYDGAIESIRLDRDGSADTYRTIGDAPASGICGSGLADLLAELRRLELMTPLGVFTSDRKLGAIDLVPDRGITFSRRDIGNLAQAKAANYCGQFIVMRTAGVTPSGIDRLYLAGGFANYLDVRNAIEIGLIAPVPEERVVKVGNASIDGARALLLDRTRRPRAEELAKRVTHLELETTPDFFEIFVEGCQMKPMPDTLPPAPEGGSPAAPEFMMR; encoded by the coding sequence GTGACCGTCTCCCACCTGGGCACGACCAGGGAGCTGCGGATCGGCCGGACCATCTTCGACTATGCCGATGAGCTGTCGGTCGAGGTTCCCACCTCCTGCCTGCGTACCGGCCGGTGCCACGAGTGCGTGGTCGAGGTGACAAGAGGCATGGAGTCGCTGGGGCCGCGCACCGAACCGGAGAGCTTCCTCCGGGGCAGCTTCCGGCTGGCCTGCCAGGCCAGGATCGTGAGCGACGAGCGCCCGATCAGCTTCGAGCCGCTCCGCCGCCGTCCGAGGATCCTCGAATCCGGCCGCCGGCGCCCCGATCCGGAGGAACGGCTCGATCCGGTGGTGACCAGGACCGGCGACCAGGTCAGGTATGCGGGCGAGGTGATCGACACCTACCGCGGGGCCATCCTCGGCGTGGCGGTCGACCTGGGAACCACGACGGTGGTGCTGGAGTTGGTCGACCTCGAGTCGGGCGAGACCGTCGCCGTCACCAGCTTCGAGAACCCTCAGCAGTTCGGCGGCAGCGACGTCATGAACCGTATTTCCTACGAGGCCAGGCAGGGCGTGGCCGGTGAGTTGCGGAACGCCGCCGTGGCGGCCGTCGGCCAGGGTATCCGCGAGATGGTCGCCCACCTCGGCAAGCGCCCTCCCCATGTCTACGAGATCGTGGTGGCGGCCAACTCCACCATGCGCGACATCCTGTTCGGCATCGATGTCCAGAGCATCGGCCAGAAGCCGTACAAGTCGCTTATCGAGCACGAGTACCTGGACGGCCGGCGTTCCCACACCGCCCTGCTTGCTCCGAGCCGCGATCTGGGCCTGCGCGCCAACCGTCGTGCCCGTGTCTACGGCCTTCCGCTCATTGCCAGCCACGTGGGCGCCGATGCGGTGGCCTGCCTCGAGACCGTCCGGTTGGGCCGGACCGGGGAGACCGAGATGCTGGTGGACATCGGCACCAACACCGAGGTCGTGCTCCACCATGAGGGCCGTCTCTACGCGGCCTCCTGCCCGGCGGGACCGGCCTTCGAGGGGGGGCTGGTCACCTACGGCATGCGGGCGTACGACGGGGCCATCGAGTCGATCCGGCTCGACCGCGACGGATCGGCCGATACCTACCGGACCATCGGCGACGCTCCGGCGTCCGGAATCTGCGGATCCGGCCTTGCCGACCTGCTGGCTGAGCTTCGCCGCCTGGAACTGATGACACCCCTGGGCGTGTTCACCAGCGACCGCAAGCTGGGCGCCATCGACCTGGTGCCCGATCGGGGCATCACCTTCTCGAGGCGTGACATCGGCAACCTTGCCCAGGCCAAGGCCGCCAACTACTGCGGCCAGTTCATCGTGATGCGCACGGCCGGGGTCACTCCATCCGGTATCGACCGCCTCTACCTGGCGGGAGGGTTCGCCAACTACCTGGACGTCCGCAACGCCATCGAGATCGGCCTCATCGCGCCGGTGCCCGAGGAGCGGGTGGTGAAGGTGGGGAACGCATCGATCGATGGGGCGCGCGCCCTGCTTCTGGACAGGACGAGACGTCCGCGGGCGGAGGAACTGGCCAAGCGGGTGACCCACCTCGAACTGGAGACCACGCCCGACTTCTTCGAGATATTCGTGGAGGGATGCCAGATGAAGCCCATGCCCGATACCCTCCCGCCGGCCCCCGAGGGCGGGAGCCCGGCTGCGCCCGAGTTCATGATGCGATGA
- a CDS encoding NAD(P)/FAD-dependent oxidoreductase — protein MAAHDAVVVGSGPNGLAAAVVLAERGHRVVVLEAARTIGGGTRTEELTLPGFRHDVCSGFHPLGAASPLFGRLPMERHGLRWIVPEIQLAHPFDTGGAAALWRSLDRTCQGLGADSDAWRRAVGWIVTGWDDFAARTMKPLAARPLPPPGALRAALPAATFAKRFRTPAGRALLAGLAAHAMAPLETPGTAGIGLVLGALSHVGGWPIAGGGSDAVAGALARHLEGLGGSIRTGHPVRTPADIPDARAVLFDTHPRALIAVYGSRAPGRAAHRRIRRYRSGAASYKIDYALDGPIPWTAPECRRAGTVHVGGTYEEIAGAERSVADGVVPERPFVLVGQQSLFDPTRAPEGRHTAWVYTHVPLGNTEPVRKRVEHQIERFAPGFRDSVLAAQVTTPDDFESYNPNYLAGDTATGAYNISRMLGRPGPFLNPYRTGIPGVFLCSAATPPGPGVHGMCGANAAVAAMREL, from the coding sequence ATGGCCGCCCACGACGCGGTTGTCGTCGGCTCGGGACCCAACGGGCTGGCCGCGGCCGTCGTGCTGGCGGAACGCGGGCACCGGGTGGTGGTGCTGGAGGCCGCCCGGACCATCGGCGGGGGCACTCGAACCGAGGAGTTGACGCTCCCGGGCTTCCGGCACGACGTGTGCTCCGGCTTCCATCCGCTGGGCGCCGCCTCCCCGCTCTTCGGCCGGCTACCCATGGAACGGCACGGGCTCCGCTGGATCGTGCCGGAGATCCAGTTGGCGCATCCGTTCGACACCGGCGGCGCGGCGGCACTGTGGCGCTCGCTGGACCGGACCTGCCAGGGCCTCGGCGCCGATTCGGACGCGTGGCGGCGGGCCGTGGGATGGATCGTCACCGGCTGGGATGACTTCGCCGCGCGGACGATGAAACCCCTGGCGGCGCGGCCCCTGCCACCGCCCGGCGCCCTCCGGGCGGCCCTGCCGGCGGCCACCTTCGCCAAGCGGTTCCGTACCCCCGCCGGCCGTGCCCTCCTCGCCGGGCTGGCCGCGCACGCGATGGCTCCTCTGGAGACTCCCGGCACCGCCGGCATCGGCCTGGTACTGGGTGCCCTGTCCCACGTCGGTGGATGGCCGATCGCGGGGGGTGGGTCCGACGCGGTCGCCGGTGCCCTCGCCCGTCACCTCGAAGGGTTGGGCGGGTCGATACGGACCGGCCATCCGGTCAGGACACCGGCGGACATCCCGGATGCGAGAGCGGTCCTGTTCGACACCCATCCCCGGGCGCTGATCGCCGTCTACGGCTCTCGAGCGCCCGGCCGCGCCGCCCACCGCCGGATCCGCCGCTACCGGAGCGGCGCAGCCTCCTACAAGATCGACTACGCATTGGACGGCCCGATCCCGTGGACCGCGCCGGAGTGTCGCCGGGCCGGAACGGTGCACGTGGGAGGGACCTATGAGGAGATCGCCGGGGCGGAGAGGTCGGTCGCGGACGGCGTAGTCCCGGAACGCCCCTTCGTGCTGGTCGGCCAGCAGAGCCTCTTCGATCCGACCCGGGCGCCGGAGGGTCGGCACACCGCCTGGGTCTATACCCACGTGCCCTTGGGAAACACCGAGCCGGTCAGGAAACGGGTCGAGCACCAGATCGAGCGTTTCGCGCCCGGTTTCCGCGACTCGGTCCTGGCGGCGCAGGTCACCACGCCCGACGACTTCGAGTCCTACAACCCCAACTACCTGGCAGGCGACACCGCCACGGGCGCTTACAACATCAGCCGGATGCTGGGCCGTCCGGGCCCGTTCCTCAATCCATACCGCACCGGCATCCCGGGCGTCTTCCTGTGCTCGGCGGCTACCCCGCCCGGACCCGGCGTCCACGGGATGTGCGGCGCCAACGCCGCCGTCGCCGCCATGCGGGAGCTCTAG
- a CDS encoding corrinoid protein yields MVQLSGIANETIRAEIEEFLERPEEIERNVELFSRASPAMQDIAAALIEGDNETVDRLTAAALADGVHALEIMDDGLIAGMGIVGIKFREGYVFVPEVLVSARAMKAGMAHIEPILAASGVEPVGTVIMGTVQGDLHDIGKNLCIMMLRGGGFTVIDLGVNTSPDEFLAAVKDSEARLIGMSALLTTTMPNMAKTVEAFKDAGLREQVRFMVGGAPVTPEFGEEVGADGYGKDALDCVALAKQLAPQVRG; encoded by the coding sequence ATGGTTCAGCTATCCGGTATAGCGAACGAGACGATACGGGCCGAGATCGAGGAGTTCCTCGAGCGGCCCGAAGAGATCGAACGCAACGTGGAGTTGTTCAGCCGCGCCTCTCCGGCCATGCAGGACATCGCCGCCGCCCTCATCGAGGGGGACAACGAGACGGTGGACCGGCTCACCGCCGCGGCCCTCGCGGACGGCGTGCACGCCCTGGAGATCATGGACGACGGCCTGATCGCCGGCATGGGGATCGTGGGCATCAAGTTCCGGGAGGGATACGTCTTCGTCCCCGAGGTACTGGTGTCGGCCCGGGCCATGAAGGCCGGTATGGCCCATATCGAGCCGATCCTGGCCGCCTCGGGAGTGGAACCGGTCGGTACCGTCATCATGGGAACCGTCCAGGGCGACCTGCACGACATCGGCAAGAACCTCTGCATCATGATGCTCCGCGGCGGCGGGTTCACGGTGATCGACCTCGGGGTCAATACCTCGCCGGATGAGTTTCTCGCCGCTGTCAAGGACAGCGAGGCCCGCCTGATCGGGATGTCGGCCCTTCTCACCACCACCATGCCCAACATGGCCAAGACTGTGGAGGCCTTCAAGGATGCCGGCCTCCGGGAGCAGGTGCGGTTCATGGTGGGTGGAGCCCCGGTGACGCCGGAGTTCGGCGAAGAGGTGGGGGCGGACGGCTACGGCAAGGACGCCCTGGACTGCGTGGCGCTGGCCAAGCAGCTGGCGCCCCAAGTCCGCGGCTGA